One window of the Perca flavescens isolate YP-PL-M2 chromosome 5, PFLA_1.0, whole genome shotgun sequence genome contains the following:
- the LOC114555147 gene encoding zinc finger protein 239-like has translation MSSVDYLREFVIERLTAAAEEIFGVFEKTIVEYEEEIDRQRRLLDVVWKPEIKLLRIELPQHHVSKEEEEEVPAEQQLCIQERSSSLDQEEPEPPQIKEEQEELCTSQEEEQLELKQETDAFVLTPTYEESDHSEPEPNTDHQLFSHTSHVAESQDQKGGEHGDSGSTINTEQGNSVNACNLSTIHCNTHTSTKAFKCDTCGKAFKYKSDFQRHRMIHTDKKPYSCNTCGKTFIRASSLNAHVRVHTGEKPYSCNVCGKRFSQTSTLNTHKRIHTGEKAYSCNTCGKRFVHVSILNAHQRVHTGEKPYPCITCGKRFSRTSTLNTHLIVHTDEKPYSCNTCGKRFSRTKLLNSHLRVHTGEKPYSCKMCGERFSWTSQLKRHIVTHSGEKP, from the exons ATGTCTTCAGTTGACTATTTGAGAGAGTTTGTCATCGAGCGactaactgctgctgctgaagaaaTATTCGGAGTTTTCGAAAAAACTATCGTCGAGTACGAGGAAGAGATCGACCGTCAGCGCAGACTGCTGGATGTCGTTTGGAAACCTGAAATAAAGTTACTCCGGATAG AGCTCCCACAGCATCATGTCtctaaggaggaggaggaggaggttccCGCTGAGCAGCAGCTCTGTATTCAGGAGAGGAGCTCCAGTCTGGACCAAGAGGAGCCGGAGCCTCCAcagattaaagaggaacaggaggaactctgCACCAGTCAGGAGGAAGAGCAGCTTGAACTGAAGCAGGAGACTGATGCCTTCGTGTTGACTCCTACCTATGAGGAAAGTGACCACAGTGAACCGGAGCCAAACACAGACCACCAGCTCTTCTCTCACACCTCTCATGTAGCTGAAAGCCAAGATCAGAAAGGGGGTGAGCATGGAGACTCTGGATCAACTATAAATACAGAACAAGGTAACAGTGTAAACGCCTGTAACCTGTCAACGATTCACTGTAACACTCACACAAGTACAAAGGCTTTCAAATGTGACACATGTGGGAAAGCTTTTAAATATAAGTCAGATTTTCAAAGACACCGGATGATACACACAGATAAGAAGCCATATTCATGCAACACCTGTGGGAAAACTTTTATCCGGGCATCATCCTTGAACGCTCATGTGAGAGTTCATACAGGTGAGAAGCCATATTCTTGCAATGTGTGTGGCAAAAGATTTAGTCAGACATCAACACTGAACACTCATAAAAGAATCCATACTGGTGAGAAGGCATATTCATGCAACACGTGTGGGAAAAGATTCGTTCACGTATCAATATTGAATGCTCATCAAAGAGTCCATACAGGTGAGAAGCCCTATCCGTGCATCACCTGTGGGAAAAGATTCAGTCGGACATCAACATTGAACACTCACTTAATAGTCCATACAGATGAGAAGCCGTATTCATGCAACACGTGTGGGAAAAGATTCAGTCGGACGAAACTACTGAACTCTCATTTAAGAGTCCATACCGGTGAGAAACCATATTCTTGCAAAATGTGTGGGGAAAGATTCAGTTGGACATCACAATTGAAGAGACATATAGTAACCCATTCAGGTGAGAAGCCATAA